From the Thermodesulfobacteriota bacterium genome, the window TGCGATAAGCTAAGGAGTTTAGGAAATGATTGTTGTAATGAAAAGCGGGGCAGACCCCGACGAAATACAAAGAGCTAAAACCACTATGGTTGAGCTTGGTTATCAGCCTCATCCCATTGAGGGTGTGCTTAGAACTGTTATCGGCGCAATCGGTGATGAAAGAGGAAAACCTGAGGATGTTGAAACTCTAAGCATTCTTCCTGGGGTAGAAAAAGTAATCCCAATTCTACCGGCTCACAAACTCGCAAGCAGAGAATTTAAACCTGAAGACACACAAGTTAATGTAAACGGCGCTATTGTTGGTCAAAATAAAATTCCAGTGATAGCAGGCCCTTGCTCAGTTGAGAGTGAAGAGCAGCTCATGGAAATAGCCCATGCAATCAAAGATGCTGGAGCTACAATGCTAAGGGGCGGCGCATATAAGCCAAGATCCTCCCCCTATACATTCCAAGGAATGGGAGTTGACGGATTAAAGCTGCTAGCTCAAGCAAGAGAGGAAACAGGTCTTCCCATAGTTACAGAAATACTCAATGTGAAGCACTTAGACACGGTCTTAGAGTATGCAGACGTTCTACAAATAGGCGCTAGGAATTCTCAGAACTATGCGCTTTTACAAGAAGTTGGAAAATCAAAGAAACCAGTTCTTCTAAAAAGAGGAATGTCCACAACAATTAAAGAGTTTTTGATGTGCGCTGAGTACATTCTCTCTGAAGGAAATGAGGATGTAATGCTCTGCGAGAGAGGAATAAGAACTTTTGAAACCGCAACAAGAAATACCTTTGATTTAAATGCAATCCCGGTTCTTAAGGAAAGAACTCACCTGCCTGTCGTTGCTGATCCTAGCCACGGGACAGGATATTGGCAGTATGTAACTCCTATGGCGCTTGCTTCAATCGCGGCCGGTGCAGATGGTGTAATTGTTGAAGTACACAACAATCCAGAGGTTGCCGTAAGTGATGGCGGACAGTCGCTTAAACCTAAAAAGTTTGCCGATATGATGGAAAAAGCAGCTGCAGTCGCAAAAGCTGTGGGAAGAGAAGTTTAAATCAATTCTTTTTTAATACCCTTCTGCCGACAATTTCAACCTCACCGCTAGAGACTAGGCTGATAGCTTCGGGATAAATCCGATGTTCCACTTGGTGGATCTTCTCGAGTAGAGAATTCTCTTCATCTGTATCTTCTATTTTAACTATTTGCTGTAAAATAATTGGCCCGGTGTCTACTCCCTCATCTACATAGTGAACTGTAACACCAGTGTATTTAACACCGTACTCTAAAGCTTGGCGCCCTGAATTTATTCCAGGGAATGATGGGAGAAGAGCAGGATGAATATTTATAATTTTGTTTTTGTAAGCTCTAACAAATACTGGCGAGAGAATTCTCATATAGCCTGCTAAAACTAAAAGATCCGGCTTATAAGGCTCAATTGCTTCTAGTACTGCCCTATCAAAATCCTCTCTCTCGCTATAGCCTTTATGGTCTATTACTTCTGTAGGGATGTTATGCTTTTCGGCACGCTCGATTGCGTATGCGCCAGGCTTGTTACTGAATACAAGTACTATATCAATTGTATCAATCTCTGCATCAATGATTGCTTGAAGATTGGTGCCGCTTCCTGAAGCAAAAACGGCAACGCGCATTTTTTCCATATAGGTTCTCAGTTGTTATAGATTATAAGAATACAGAATAGTACATAAGCACATAACACAAAACAATAATGAAGAATTAGAAATGTGAAGGGAGTGTAATAAAGAAAAAAACAATCAGGCAGCTACCTACTTTCCCACTCCCGTACAAGAGCAGTATCATCGGCCTTGAAGAGCTTAACTTCTGGGTTCGGAATGGGACCAGGTGTGACCTCTTCAGTATAGCCACCCAATTAGAGGTAAAATTTACATCAGTATTAAAGGTTGTCAATAGAATATTTGTAATTATCAGATAAAAATGCTTTAATTTGGTAAATGCAAGATTTAATCCGTGATTTTATCAATTCACTTAACAGACGACAGACAACAAAGGACACATATCGTAAAGCGCTCCTGGAATTTTCCAAGTGGCTGGGCAATAAATCCCCAATTGGACTTACACCAAACGATATCCAGCGCTACAAGGACTTCATAATATCTAAAGATCTCTCTACAAGCTCAGTTTCAGCATATCTTACGGCAGTTAGAAGGTTATATGATTATTTGGAAAATCAGGGGAAAATCTCAGAGAATCCTGCAAAGAAAATAAAAGGCGGGGCGCGTCCTAAAAGACATTCCACCAAAACAATATCAAACCCAGACCTTAATAAGCTTTTTGATTCTATTGATATTTCAACCTCTCTTGGCCTTAGAGACAGCCTTATTTTTAATTTGATGCTCAGGTGTGGGCTGAGCGAGATAGAACTTGTTAGAGCTAATGTTGAAGATATAAAAAGGAAAAATGATAAGACTGTTATATATGTTCAGGGGAAAAATAAAGATGCTAAAAACGAGTATGTAGTAGTACCGGAACCTGTTGTGAAAGAGATTGATGAATATTTATCTCAAAGAGAGTCATCAAAACCCGCTGAGCCCCTTTTCTGGGGAGAGGGCAATAGAGCTATTAGAGTTAGAATTACAACTAGGGCAATTAGGGCGAGGATTAGCTACTATTTTGAAAAGCTGGGACTTAATAAGAAAGGAATTACGCCGTATAGTCTCCGGCACACTGCCGCCATACTGGCAATCGAATCAGGCGCAAGTGTTTCGGAGGTAATGCAGATGTTAAGAGTAAAAACTGTGGATACCGCTCTAGTATACTTTGAAGAAGCCAAAGAATTAAAGCAAACAAATAGATCTTAGGTAATAACTGTTATTAGCTTGGAGTTAGTTCTTTTCTACGTAGCTTTTGATGGGATAAACTCTTGCGGCACGTTTTAGTTTTTTAATCGCCTTTACTTCGATTTGTCTTATTCTCTCACGTGTTACCTGGAACTGATGGCCCACCTCTTCAAGTGTGTGTTCCTTTTCCTCATCAATACCAAAACGAAGCCTTACAATGCTTTCTTCCCTGGTGTTTAAAACTGACGAGAGGGCGTTATTTATAATCTGCTTAAGCTCATTCATCTCTAAGACGTTAACAGGAGAGCTTGTGCTCGAATCTTCAATTAAGTCTACTAACTTACTATCTTCTTCATCACCTATAGGTGTTTCAAGTGAGATTGGGTCTTTAGAGATTTTTAATACCCTTGCTACTTTCTCAGTAGACATACCTACCCTGGCTGCTATCTCATCGGGCATTGGCTCACGCCCCAGCTCTTGGACTAAATGTCTAGAGGTTCTGATTATTCTATTAATTGTCTCTGTCATATGAACGGGGATTCTGATAATTCTGGATTGGTCCGCTAAAGACCTTGTAATGGCTTGCCTGATCCACCAGGTGGCATACGTAGAGAACTTATAGCCCCTATCGTATTCAAACTTTTCAACCGCCCTCATAAGCCCAACGTTTCCTTCCTGTATAAGGTCTAAAAATGGAAGACCGCGGTTTATGTAACGCCTTGCAATACTTACAACTAATCTTAAATTGGATTCAATCAAAGTTCTTCTAGCCATTGAAGTGATGCGCTCGCCAAACTCTATCCTACCAACACATTTCTTAAGGCTTCTGGTATTTTCTTCTGCTTCGTCTAAAAGCTCTTGTATCTCTTTTGAGTATTCTTTTTTAGATTTAGCGTTTAATTTTGCAGCCTTTTTCTGAGACCCGCCTAATTCGCTCTTTATCTTGTCTAATCTTTTTATATAACCTTTTGCAACACTTAAAATCCTCTCCATCTGGATTCCGCTTAAATTTATTTCTTCAAGATAAGAAATCATAAGGTCTCTGTTATTTTTTATTCTCTCATTTAAATCAGCTTTTTTCTTCTTTGAAGCTTTTAATATTTCTTTCTCTAGTTGCTCATTTTCTTTATAGAGCTTAGTAATCTCATAAATTAAATTCCCAATACCGATATGTGCCTCTTCGCTCATATTGTCGGTTTCGTCAACAAAGTTTGTGACATCTCTTATATCTAGGTCGCCTTTCTGTAGTTCCTCGCCTATGCCGCAAACCTCATTTAGCATAAGCGATGAGCTCAAAATTGTTTTAGCGATTATTCTTTTTCCAGTCTCAATTTTTTTTGCTATCCGTATTTCTTCTTCTCTTGAGAGAAGCGAATGATCAGCTATTTCATGAAGATAGAACCTGATAAGGTCATACTCATTTGCATTTTCTTTATTATTTCTAAAGGCAAATTCGTATTTAGGTGCGGGTGATCCGTTTTCTTCTTTGTTAGGGAAATCTTCAGAATCAGAATTCTCTGAGTAATTTGAGTCCTCTAACTCTGCGCCTTTTTCAGGGCTGGAAAGATTAGAATCTTCTTGTGCCATTTCAGCTTCTAAAGCATTTTCTTTCTCATTACTCATAAGGCTCTTCTTTCCTCCCTTTGTTTTTGCATCGATAAATCTCTGTACTGCTTAAGAAGTTTTTTCTCAAGTTCCGTATTTTTCTCTTTGACAGCTTCGTCAATTTCAATTCTGAGAACTTTTAACTTTTCATCCAGTTTTAACAGCTTTAATTTTCCAATGCATCCTTGAACAATCTTACCAGCGCTCTCAATGTCTGAAACGCCAGGCGAAGATAATAAGGCCTCTGAGATTAATTCGTGAGCAGTGCTACCCTCAAAATGAATCAGCAGATAAGAAGGGTCTACTTCCCCCTTGTCCACAATGACTTGTATAATAGACTTAATATCTGCATCCGTTATAAGCTCACTCCATTCCTCTTCATATAATTGTACATGAAGATCGGGGAACTTGGCTAGGACAGTCAATAATAATTTTTCAGTACTAGGATATTTAGTTTTTGATGAGCTGCCGGCTGTACCACCCTTTATAGAGCCGCGTTTTACCATTGAATAAATTTCAGTTTCTTGTATTCCAAGCATCTCAGCAGTTTTTTTAATTCGAAGGCTCTTCTCAACCGGGTCCCTTAATTTTTCCAACAGCTCCACTATGCTTCTAACCATCTCGTTTAATGTAGTCCTGCCCTTTTTATAACGATCAATGGACATATCTATAAAAAACTCGACCCAGCTAGTTGAGTTATCAAGCAGAGCTTCAAATTTCTCAACACCCATCTCTGTAATAAAAGAATCAGGATCTTTACCTGAGGGCAAAGCCGCTACATGTGGTAATAACCCTTCTTCTAAAAGCACATCCAGTGATCTCATCGCTGCTTTCCTACCAGATTCATCACTGTCAAATATAACAATAACGTTCTCAGTATAGCGTTTGAGCAGACTCACATGTTCTCTTGTGAGTGAAGTGCCAAGAGTTGCAACGACATTTTTAAACCCTAAGGAATATAACGACAAGAAATCTGTATAGCCCTCTACTAATATGGCTCTGCCTTCATGTCTTATAGAGTCTTTTGATTTATTAATTCCGTAAAAGCTCTTTCTTTTTTGGTATATATCAGATTCAGGGGAGTTTATATATTTAGGCTCGTCTTCTTCATTGACCCTTCTTCCTCCAAAGCCAATTACTTTTCCATCTACATTGCATATGGGAAACATTAATCTATTTCTAAACCGGTCGTAGTAACCGTCCGCATTTTTTCGCTTCACTATTAATCCGACTTTTTCTGCAATGCCTAAAGGCACCTTATTTTTAGCAAGAAATTTAGACAGGTTGTCCCAACCTTCTGGGGCAAACCCGAATATGAACTCTTTTGAGGTCTCCTCTGAGATGCCCCTTTTCTTCAGGTATGATCTGCCTTGTTGTCCTCGAGGACTGTCTAAAAGTGTTTTTCTGTAGAACTTAGCGGCTACTGCGTTTATTTTATAAAGCGCACTATTTGGAGATTTTTTAGGAGCTGATTCACTTTTTCTTTCTATTTGGACACCGGCCTTTTTTGCCAGCTCAGTTAGTGCTTCAGGGAAGGATAAATTGTTGTAGCGCATATAGAAACCGAAAATATCCCCTCCGGCCCCACAGCTAAAACAGTGGAACAACCCTTTCTCATCATCGATATGCATCGAGGGATTAGTATCGTCATGAAAAGGACAGAGCCCAACATAGCCCTTTCCTGTTTTTTTAACAGATGTATAACTCTCTACGAGGTCAATAATACTCAACCTCCCTTTTATTTCGTTAACAAGAGCCTCATTGTTAAATTTTGACATCTATGTTTGAACTGATTTAAAAAAGCTACAACCGGACACACAAAGGTATGATCAATCGAATTGAAACTACAGTATAGCAAAGTCAAATGTTGTGTCCCCCAACCGGATTTACTATGCAATATGTATTAATTCGACAAATTAACTTCTTCTAGAACGCTTAACTACGCGCTTTTTGGCAGCAAAGAGTTTTTTCTTTTTCTTCTCACTAGGTTTCTCATAGTGTTCTCTTCTTCTAACTTCAGAGAGAACGCCGCCTTTCTCTACTTGTTTTTTAAATCTTTTAAGAGCGCTATCAATGCTCTCATTATTTCCTACTACAATTCCTGGCATAAAATAAATTCCTCCGACTAATTTCAATAGTACAGCTTGAAAAAATTAATAGATTTAGGGTCAATTGTCAAGTGCTGGTTATATAAGTGAAATATATTATTTTAGTTCAGGTTTAGGCGGAAATACTCCGACTTTTTTCCTGTTCTCAGCAATTCTCTTCTCTTCAGCCTCAGAATCGACTTTCTCAGAAGGATCCCATTCTTCTTCCTGGCGCTGCTCCTCAAACCTCTTTATCCAAGAATCACGCCTTTTTCTTGTATCATCAACTAAGCCCATTTCAAGTCACTCCTTATAATTGGGGGAAATAAGTAATTAATTTCTTCCGACAGTGTTTGTGCTATTAATAATATTTGATATTGAAACAACTTCAACCTCTTGTGTTATCTTCGGGATCATTTGGCTAAGGGCCTCAATTGTCCCTGGATAAGGATGACATATTCCCACTGCATAGCCCTTTTTCTTAGACAAATCCACAAGTTTTTGAAGCTGCTGCTTAACATGTCCCGCATCTTTTGCAGAATGGTCTAGGAACATATCTCTTTGGGCCGTTTTCATACCCAGCCTGCGGGCAGTAACATAGCCCTTACTTTGCGCTGTGGTTTTGCTATCAATAAACATCATATCCTTTTTCTTTAGATCCGTGAGTATAAGCTCCATAAGTTCGTCATTTTCCATGAACTTTGATCCCATATGATTATTGACCCCAACCACATGAGGCACAGATGAGAGGTTGCTATTCATTTTATTTAGAATAACGTCTTTTGGAAGACCTACTAAGAGTGCATCCTCCCCGGCGTCAGTACCTGTATAACCAGAGGATTCTTTCGGCTCCATAGGCATATGCAGAATCACATCCCATCCTTTCTTATCAGCTTTTTCTGCTGCATAGCTTGAGTAGGGAAGATTTGGAAGCACTGCAAATGTTATAGGGGCATTTAATTTCAACAGAGCATCTATTGGCTGTTTATTAAGACCGAGATCATCAACAATAATAACGATTTTAGATTTTGGATACTTATTAATATCAGCTTGCTTTTTAGTAGAATCTTCTTTCTTTAATATATTTTTATTAGAACTTGTCTTCTTTTTATCGGGAGTCTTAGCTGTTTTTGTACTATCTTTCTTTTTTGATTGAGCCGCTTTTTGCTTTTCGAATTCAAACCTTATCTTATGAGTGTTGATGTCATTAATTCTAATATAAGCAACAAGCAAATCTTTTCCATTATCAAACTTGTAATCAACCGGATACTCCTCAATAATAGAGCTTTGAAGAACCTTCTTAACCTTTTTTGCTGTTACACCTTTGGCCGGTGATACCTGAATATCTTTATACTCCCATACAAGATTATTCTCCTCTTTGTTGTATACCTTTTTAGATTCTATATTGTTTGCAGATATTCCGGCTTCAAAAAAAGCAGCTGTTAGACTGTTATCGACATCCTTAATAAGATTATCCATTTCGGTTGCAGATAATGTTTTCCCTGTATAGTTGGAAGATGCGTTTTGTTTAAGATAGTTAATAGCGTAGAGTCCCAAAAAAATTAGAACAATAAACCCGCTCGTCAATATTACTATTTTTGTGACGCGTGCGCCTTTTTTTCTTCTGGATGTTCTTCTTGGTCTTTTTGTAGTCTTAGATTTTCTTGGCAAAGCTAGGATTCACCTTAGCCCTTAGGAACGCCCTTATTAGCTCCAGGCTTTTTTAAAATTTCAACTGCGGTGTTTAGCTGTTGGTCTTTAGAATCTTTATTTTCAACAATCACGTCCGGGGTTAAGCCGACTTCGCTTATCGAGCGTCCGCTTGGGGCATAGAATTTTGCTGTTGTAAGCTTTAGCCCTGATCCATCTTCTAATCTTATAATTGTTTGCACCGAACCTTTTCCAAAAGTGTTCGTGCCTAAAATAGTCGCCCTTTTATTATCCTGAAGAGCTTCAGCAACAACTTCCGAAGCGCTTGCGCTTCCCTCATTCACTATAACCACTATTGGGTATTCCTGAAAATCCCCATTCTTTGTTGCATAATGATCTCTAGCCTGATTTTTATCCCTGCCTTTAACGCTAACAATAAGCCCTTGGTCTATGAATTCATCAACTATTTCTATTGCTTCTCCTAAAAGTCCGCCAGGGTTATTTCTTAAGTCCAAAACCACTCCACGTAGTTTACCCCCGTTTTGAGCTTCGAGCTGAGATAGAGCGTTTCTTAATTCCTGAGAAGAATTCTCCTGAAACTGAGATAGTTTTATATATCCAATACCGTTTTCTAAAAGATCATATTTAACGCTCTTAACAACTATTTTGTCTCTTACCAGATCGACTTTTATTGGTTCTGAAGTGCCTTCTCGCTCAATAGTAACATTTACAGTGCTGCCCTTAGGACCTCTTAGCATATTTACAGCTTCTTGAACTATCATTCCCTTTGTAGACTTGCCTTCAATTTCCACAATAAGATCACGGGGCTTAACACCTGCTTTTTCGGCTGGCCCCCCTTCTATTGGCGTTATTACTTTCAAGTATCCGTCTTCAGTAGTTACTTCCATACCAACTCCGACAAATTCTCCGGAGGTTCCAATTTGAAGCTCGCGGTATCTCTCCGGGCTTAGGTAGGCTGAATATGGGTCAAGACTCCTTAACATTCCCTCAATTGCTTTTTCGGTTAGATCCTCTCCATCTACATTTTCAACATAATTTCTCTGGATAAGGTCAAGCACTCTGGTAAAGTTGGAAAGCCCCTGATAAACATCGTCATTATCAGCTCTTGTTGGATCGGTATTTAATGTTAATACAAGAAGTATTAATAG encodes:
- the purN gene encoding phosphoribosylglycinamide formyltransferase, with translation MEKMRVAVFASGSGTNLQAIIDAEIDTIDIVLVFSNKPGAYAIERAEKHNIPTEVIDHKGYSEREDFDRAVLEAIEPYKPDLLVLAGYMRILSPVFVRAYKNKIINIHPALLPSFPGINSGRQALEYGVKYTGVTVHYVDEGVDTGPIILQQIVKIEDTDEENSLLEKIHQVEHRIYPEAISLVSSGEVEIVGRRVLKKN
- the dnaG gene encoding DNA primase; this translates as MSKFNNEALVNEIKGRLSIIDLVESYTSVKKTGKGYVGLCPFHDDTNPSMHIDDEKGLFHCFSCGAGGDIFGFYMRYNNLSFPEALTELAKKAGVQIERKSESAPKKSPNSALYKINAVAAKFYRKTLLDSPRGQQGRSYLKKRGISEETSKEFIFGFAPEGWDNLSKFLAKNKVPLGIAEKVGLIVKRKNADGYYDRFRNRLMFPICNVDGKVIGFGGRRVNEEDEPKYINSPESDIYQKRKSFYGINKSKDSIRHEGRAILVEGYTDFLSLYSLGFKNVVATLGTSLTREHVSLLKRYTENVIVIFDSDESGRKAAMRSLDVLLEEGLLPHVAALPSGKDPDSFITEMGVEKFEALLDNSTSWVEFFIDMSIDRYKKGRTTLNEMVRSIVELLEKLRDPVEKSLRIKKTAEMLGIQETEIYSMVKRGSIKGGTAGSSSKTKYPSTEKLLLTVLAKFPDLHVQLYEEEWSELITDADIKSIIQVIVDKGEVDPSYLLIHFEGSTAHELISEALLSSPGVSDIESAGKIVQGCIGKLKLLKLDEKLKVLRIEIDEAVKEKNTELEKKLLKQYRDLSMQKQREERRAL
- the rpsU gene encoding 30S ribosomal protein S21 produces the protein MPGIVVGNNESIDSALKRFKKQVEKGGVLSEVRRREHYEKPSEKKKKKLFAAKKRVVKRSRRS
- a CDS encoding tyrosine-type recombinase/integrase encodes the protein MQDLIRDFINSLNRRQTTKDTYRKALLEFSKWLGNKSPIGLTPNDIQRYKDFIISKDLSTSSVSAYLTAVRRLYDYLENQGKISENPAKKIKGGARPKRHSTKTISNPDLNKLFDSIDISTSLGLRDSLIFNLMLRCGLSEIELVRANVEDIKRKNDKTVIYVQGKNKDAKNEYVVVPEPVVKEIDEYLSQRESSKPAEPLFWGEGNRAIRVRITTRAIRARISYYFEKLGLNKKGITPYSLRHTAAILAIESGASVSEVMQMLRVKTVDTALVYFEEAKELKQTNRS
- the aroF gene encoding 3-deoxy-7-phosphoheptulonate synthase; its protein translation is MIVVMKSGADPDEIQRAKTTMVELGYQPHPIEGVLRTVIGAIGDERGKPEDVETLSILPGVEKVIPILPAHKLASREFKPEDTQVNVNGAIVGQNKIPVIAGPCSVESEEQLMEIAHAIKDAGATMLRGGAYKPRSSPYTFQGMGVDGLKLLAQAREETGLPIVTEILNVKHLDTVLEYADVLQIGARNSQNYALLQEVGKSKKPVLLKRGMSTTIKEFLMCAEYILSEGNEDVMLCERGIRTFETATRNTFDLNAIPVLKERTHLPVVADPSHGTGYWQYVTPMALASIAAGADGVIVEVHNNPEVAVSDGGQSLKPKKFADMMEKAAAVAKAVGREV
- a CDS encoding S41 family peptidase translates to MRIILLILLVLTLNTDPTRADNDDVYQGLSNFTRVLDLIQRNYVENVDGEDLTEKAIEGMLRSLDPYSAYLSPERYRELQIGTSGEFVGVGMEVTTEDGYLKVITPIEGGPAEKAGVKPRDLIVEIEGKSTKGMIVQEAVNMLRGPKGSTVNVTIEREGTSEPIKVDLVRDKIVVKSVKYDLLENGIGYIKLSQFQENSSQELRNALSQLEAQNGGKLRGVVLDLRNNPGGLLGEAIEIVDEFIDQGLIVSVKGRDKNQARDHYATKNGDFQEYPIVVIVNEGSASASEVVAEALQDNKRATILGTNTFGKGSVQTIIRLEDGSGLKLTTAKFYAPSGRSISEVGLTPDVIVENKDSKDQQLNTAVEILKKPGANKGVPKG
- the rpoD gene encoding RNA polymerase sigma factor RpoD, with amino-acid sequence MSNEKENALEAEMAQEDSNLSSPEKGAELEDSNYSENSDSEDFPNKEENGSPAPKYEFAFRNNKENANEYDLIRFYLHEIADHSLLSREEEIRIAKKIETGKRIIAKTILSSSLMLNEVCGIGEELQKGDLDIRDVTNFVDETDNMSEEAHIGIGNLIYEITKLYKENEQLEKEILKASKKKKADLNERIKNNRDLMISYLEEINLSGIQMERILSVAKGYIKRLDKIKSELGGSQKKAAKLNAKSKKEYSKEIQELLDEAEENTRSLKKCVGRIEFGERITSMARRTLIESNLRLVVSIARRYINRGLPFLDLIQEGNVGLMRAVEKFEYDRGYKFSTYATWWIRQAITRSLADQSRIIRIPVHMTETINRIIRTSRHLVQELGREPMPDEIAARVGMSTEKVARVLKISKDPISLETPIGDEEDSKLVDLIEDSSTSSPVNVLEMNELKQIINNALSSVLNTREESIVRLRFGIDEEKEHTLEEVGHQFQVTRERIRQIEVKAIKKLKRAARVYPIKSYVEKN
- a CDS encoding divergent polysaccharide deacetylase family protein translates to MPRKSKTTKRPRRTSRRKKGARVTKIVILTSGFIVLIFLGLYAINYLKQNASSNYTGKTLSATEMDNLIKDVDNSLTAAFFEAGISANNIESKKVYNKEENNLVWEYKDIQVSPAKGVTAKKVKKVLQSSIIEEYPVDYKFDNGKDLLVAYIRINDINTHKIRFEFEKQKAAQSKKKDSTKTAKTPDKKKTSSNKNILKKEDSTKKQADINKYPKSKIVIIVDDLGLNKQPIDALLKLNAPITFAVLPNLPYSSYAAEKADKKGWDVILHMPMEPKESSGYTGTDAGEDALLVGLPKDVILNKMNSNLSSVPHVVGVNNHMGSKFMENDELMELILTDLKKKDMMFIDSKTTAQSKGYVTARRLGMKTAQRDMFLDHSAKDAGHVKQQLQKLVDLSKKKGYAVGICHPYPGTIEALSQMIPKITQEVEVVSISNIINSTNTVGRN